The genomic DNA ATATGATTCCAACATGGATAAAAAAATAGAAAATTTAGGAAAATTACATGGAAAAATACTCCTCTTTGGTGGGGCTTATAGCAATTTCCAAGCACTAACCGCATTAAAAGCGATAGCAGAACAATTGCAGATACCTCCTACAAATTGTATTGCTACAGGAGACATTGTGGGCTACTGCGCACAACCCGAAGAAACTATCCAACTTTTAAAAAAATGGAATGCAAAAAGTATTCTAGGAAATGTAGAAATACAACTAATTGATGATGCCGAAGATTGTGGTTGCGATTTTACAGAAGGATCTCGTTGCGATGGTTTTTCTAAACTATGGTATCCATTTGCAAAAACCAAACTCACCAATAACTCGTTGCACTATTTAAAAACACTTCCACACCATATTACTTTCCAAATAGGAACTAGAAAAGCTACCGTAGTACATGGATCTTTTTTCAATACTTCTGAATTCATTTTTAAATCTACTGATTGGTCTAAAAAATCACTTAATTTCTCAGAAACAAACGCTGATATCATTATTGCAGGGCACTGCGGGCTCCCTTTCTATGAGCAACAAAAAGAACGGCATTGGATCAACCCTGGAGTAATTGGTATGCCTGCCAATGATGGAAGCCCTGATGTTTGGTATGCCATCATAGAAGATACAGAA from Tenacibaculum maritimum NCIMB 2154 includes the following:
- a CDS encoding metallophosphoesterase family protein, with product MDKKIENLGKLHGKILLFGGAYSNFQALTALKAIAEQLQIPPTNCIATGDIVGYCAQPEETIQLLKKWNAKSILGNVEIQLIDDAEDCGCDFTEGSRCDGFSKLWYPFAKTKLTNNSLHYLKTLPHHITFQIGTRKATVVHGSFFNTSEFIFKSTDWSKKSLNFSETNADIIIAGHCGLPFYEQQKERHWINPGVIGMPANDGSPDVWYAIIEDTENALKVSYKKLEYDFNLASKLMQTHGLPKEYAQTLVTGIWDNTEILPPKESALQGKRIPLID